In Cutaneotrichosporon cavernicola HIS019 DNA, chromosome: 1, one DNA window encodes the following:
- the RSM25 gene encoding uncharacterized protein (Mitochondrial ribosomal protein S25), which produces MVRYIPTQVPAAMSRLIASTLVQKPPTWYGPVINNPPPAIPLRRATRRNRPHEGRGYDDLANRAEFDPRREGHATRSRARHTREPKQRPRDIVYAADHVRRQFFADFPFEALRPHSLVEAETVRLSTAIEGARWTALSQRGAYPTVEDTVEFTLNLHGGKGMSLSDAYKQATDEFIALRAAHEMATLAAQGEAVAYGAEFKRSEHQRTFDKEARILDETAASRAGTATQTGHLPTLKNRKPKIWTADVAPGTTPTGAFSGGSAYAARWRLPPPVRAGVEAGDLVSAIKPMPSLALPTTAAVEADVTPKKDEEEMDDLELMAAILGKN; this is translated from the exons ATGGTGCGCTACATCCCCACGCAGGTCCCTGCGGCCATGTCCCGCCTGATCGCGAGTACCCTAGTCCAGAAGCCTCCGACATGGTACGGTCCCGTCATCAACAACCCCCCTCCTGCAATtcctctccgccgcgcAACGAGGCGTAACAGGCCACACGAAGGGCGTGGGTacgacgaccttgccaaCCGTGCGGAATTCGACCCCCGCCGCGAAGGACACGCTACccgctctcgcgcgcggcacaCGCGCGAGCCGAAGCAGCGACCCCGCGATATCGTGTACGCTGCGGACCACGTGCGGCGCCAGTTCTTTGCCGATTTCCCGTTCGAGGCACTGCGTCCCCACTCGCTCGTTGAGGCTGAGACCGTGCGCCTCTCAACTGCGATTGAAGGGGCTCGCTGGACCGCGCTGTCGCAGCGGGGCGCCTACCCCACCGTCGAGGACACTGTCGAGTTcaccctcaacctccatggagggaaggggatgAGCCTGAGTGACGCGTACAAGCAGGCCACGGATGAGTTTATTGCTCTCCGCGCGGCTCATGAGATGGCTacgctcgcggcgcagggcgaggcggtggcATATGGTGCCGAGTTCAAGCGCTCAGAACAC caAAGGACGTTTGACAAGGAAGCCCGTATTCTGGACGAGACGGCCGCCTCCCGCGCCGGTACTGCCACGCAAACCGGCCACCTCCCGACCCTCAAGAACCGCAAGCCCAAGATCTGGActgccgacgtcgcgccCGGCACAACCCCCACTGGCGCATTCTCTGGCGGATCGGCGTATGCTGCGCGCTGGCGCCTGCCCCCGCCTGTACGTGCCGGCGTGGAGGCCGGCGACCTCGTGTCGGCCATCAAGCCGATGCCGTCTCTCGCCTTACCGACTACGGCtgcggtcgaggcggacgtTACGCCCAagaaggatgaggaggagatggacgaccTCGAACTCATGGCTGCCATCCTTGGCAAGAACTAG
- the RPN5 gene encoding uncharacterized protein (motif in proteasome subunits, Int-6, Nip-1 and TRIP-15), which translates to MSFQRKQEKDFTKEVKELTPQVEALAKDGKLSEAVDRISALEKQTRNASDMPSTASLLTLIVRLCWEQKDLDALNTQLTLMSKKHGQLKEAVVRMVDEAMPYLDTLEDEEKSKPKGGRWLELLNTLRDITEGKIYLELQRARLTAQLATYHETLAQSAPKEDAKQREDREKNEAKGDEKVEKEPVTAEDHINAAADLMSDIQIETYSSMDKREKTNFILEQMRLESLRGNWNKVRVGSRKINRVYLKEKDASDLKLRYYDLIVHLALQEDNYLEVCSAYQAVWDTDEVKADEARELNVIENIIMYVVLAPYSNEQSDMLHKLYADHRLEKAPLNYALLKCFVTKELMRWPGIESLYGTELRKTPVFAPDSDLGTKTGQRAEEERKKGTKILPPGESRWEALHSRVVEHNIRVIAAYYSRITLQRLTELLDLPALTTERTLCKLVTDKTVYARIDRPAGVVNFQRPRKTNETLNAWSTDISKMLSLVEKTSHLVSKEYAMHEAAQAGRKKVKA; encoded by the exons ATGTCGTTTCAGCGGAAACAGGAGAAGGATTTCAccaaggaggtcaaggagcttACGCCTCaagtcgaggcgctcgccaag GACGGCAAGCTGAGCGAGGCTGTGGACCGTATCTCTGCGCTCGAGAAGCAGACGCGTAATGCCTCGGATATGccgtcgaccgcgtcgcTGCTCACCCTCATCGTCCGCCTTTGCTGGGAACAGAAGGACCTCGACGCACTCAACACCCAGCTCACGCTCATGAGCAAGAAGCACGgccagctcaaggaggccgtGGTGCGTatggtcgacgaggccatgCCGTACCTAGACACTttggaggacgaggagaagagcaAGCCCAAGGGTGGTCGTtggctcgagctcctcaacacTCTCCGCGACATCACCGAGGGCAAGATCTacctcgagctccagcGGGCTCGACTTACCGCCCAACTCGCCACTTATCACGAGACGCTGGCCCAGAGCGCGCCCAAGGAGGATGCGAAGCAGCGCGAAGACCGGGAGAAGAACGAGGCAAAGGGTGACGAGAAGGTTGAGAAGGAGCCTGTGACTGCCGAGGACCACATCAACGCCGCGGCAGACCTTATGAGCGATATCCAGATCGAGACGTATAGCTCGATGGACAAGCGCGAGAAGACCAACTT TATTCTCGAGCAGATGCGCCTTGAATCTCTCCGCGGTAACTGGAACAAGGTGCGCGTTGGGAGCCGCAAGATCAACCGCGTCTacctcaaggagaaggatgCGTCCGACCTCAAGCTCAGGTACTACGACCTCAtcgtccacctcgctctccaGGAGGACAACTACCTCGAGGTCTGCAGCGCCTACCAGGCCGTGTGGGACAcggacgaggtcaaggccgatGAAGCGCGCGAGCTGAAC gtcATTGAGAACATTATCATGTACGTCGTGCTGGCGCCGTACAGCAACGAGCAAAGCGACATGCTGCACAAGTTGTACGCGGACCATAGACTCGAGAAGGCACCTCTGAACTA CGCCCTCCTCAAGTGCTTTGTGACAAAGGAGCTCATGCGCTGGCCCGGCATAGAGAGCTTATACGGCACGGAACTGCGCAAGACCCCCGTGTTTGCGCCCGACTCGGACCTCGGCACCAAGACTGGCCAGCgggcagaggaggagcgcaagaagGGGACCAAGATCCTTCCCCCAGGCGAGTCACGGTGGGAGGCACTCCACTCGCGTGTGGTCGAGCACAACATCCGCGTCATTGCCGCCTACTACAGCCGTATCACACTGCAGCGCCTTaccgagctgctcgacctccctGCCCTTACGACCGAGCGGACACTGTGCAAGCTTGTGACGGACAAGACGGTGTATGCGCGCATCGACCGGCCAGCCGGCGTGGTCAACTTCCAGCGGCCGCGCAAGACTAACGAGACGCTCAACGCTTGGAGTACCGACATTTCCAAGATGCTCAGTCTTGTTGAGAAGACGAGCCACCTCGTCTCAAAGGAGTATGCGATGCAcgaggccgcgcaggcgggccgcaagaaggtcaaggcgTAG